CCATCGCGCGATACGTGGTTACTGTTAGGGAAAATACTGCAACTCCATTGGGTGAAAGTCACGTGGAGAAGGTAGTTTATAAGCTTGAATCTATAGATCTAGTAGTTTTTGTGGTATTAACGACCAAATTGGCGTAGTTCCCAGTATCTACACCATGGGTATACTGCGCCTGAAAAGCCCATGCTTAACCACATCGCGATATCACCACCAAATTCCCCAAAATTAGCTGCGATGGGTCCTACCCAGTAGGCTTGAGCCATACCAACAACCACGCCAGCAACTCCGCATAAAAATGCAAATGTAGCTGCATAGCCATGGGTCACTACATCGTAATTGTTCCACATCTCCCAGTTGTATCTGTTTTTCGATACCACTAGTTTCCTCTTGATTTCATGTATATTCATCCTGGATGAACTATTGACCGCAACCTCTTGAGGTGGGAATTCCTTGGTGTACAAGTGTAGGAAATATCTTCTGAAGATAACGTTCTCTTCGAGCAAAAGTATGAAATACATGCTGATCCAGTAACCGATCATTGGTAGGAAATTACCTAGAATTGTACTGAAATGGTTACGTCCCACTAAGGCACATATCAAACAAATGGCCGTAACAACCAATGACCAGAACCAACGAGGAACACGAGCTGCAAAGACAGACGAAAGCTGGATTGAGAATGCGGCGGAATAAGCATTTATAATATTATTGGAGACCAAACTGAGAATCAAAACCACGACACAGAATTTACCAAACCCATTCCAACGTTCAAACCCGGCATGTAATAAACCACCCATTCCATACTTGTCATAAGCCTCAGTCCAGGGTTGGTAAACCACTGCCACGCATGCTAGTAGGAGACCAAGTATGCCGACAAATAAGGTAGGTACAAAAGTACCAAAGAACGTGAGTAAGAATACTTGATACTTGGCGGTATCCTCTGGGAAAAGAATATAGTAATCAGCAGTGATCGACCCCCAAGTAGACGTAATACTGTAACAAAGGGAGAAAAAACTCAACCAGTTACCCTTGATAGTCAATGGATCCACACTACTATTATCGATTTCATTAATTAAATGGAACTTGTCGCTGGAAGAGATGTACAGCAGAAGGAAACAGGTCAAAACGGGCACTGAGATAAGAGTCTCGACTTTCAGCACCTGTTTTATTCCAAAGGCGGACACTAAGAATGAACAGGCCatgacaatgatgataCCAACCCATAGAGGAACTTTATCGTTGGAGATCGACGCCAGCATCTCACCACCGACCACACAGTTGACAACTGACCATCCCATAACCCCTATAATAGACGCCAATGCAACCAGTTTAACAAACCACCATCCAAATAGAAATCTGGCAGTAACCATCTGTCTGCAACCGGATTGAGGGCCCATTATCGAGCAATAGGCCGCGATCAGGCATCCTATCAGCATAGATACAAGACCAGAAACCAAACATTGTCTGAAATTCAATTCAAATAGTAATGGTCCCAGGAAATACGATGACATCGACGATAAACCTCCGGTAGCACTGAGCCACAACCCAGCTACGTGTAAAAACTGCCTCTTCGACGTACCACGTTCAAACGGAGAAATACGTTCAATACCTTGGGACTCAACTCCAAGAGAATCTAGCTTCCTAGATGCCGTAACTAGCCACCTCAAGTATTTGTTTCCTGAAAGTTCATgtgattttttttcaagatccTCCCCATTGACCTGATTCGACACTTGATCGTTGCTTAAGGATATAGTCACCGTTTCCTCAAATTGCTTAGATTGTCCAACATCCTTCCTCGTCATTACAGCAAATGTCTGCTTGGCTCTTAGCTGTCTAAAGCGATGGGAACTGGGATCTTGAAAGGTTTATCTTATCTGGATGAATTTttatatttcaagatgaCTCTTCGcgctgaaaagaaaaaatgaaGGAAGCTCTCGCCGCACGTCACTAGCACGAATGTTGGTATGCCCAGTAATTAACTACATAGCTTTAATTGCCCAGTAGGATTATGCATTCAGACAATCCTCGATGCCTTACAAACTGGTGATAGAACATGCGATAATGGATCAGTAGCTTCGAGGATGTTGCGCAATGCAAGTTCGCAACTTTGATAAAAGACTGTTTCTGTACTACTACCAAGATGCGGAGTGATACTGGTCATCTTGTGCTCTGACAACAACGCCTGGTCAATTTTGGGCTCTCTGTAGAACACATCGGCACCAAGATGTCTCAACTGGCCTTTTTGCAATGCATCTTTGACATCGTCCAAATTGAGAATTGATCCACGGCCGACGTTGACCAGAATCAAGTTTGGACCATCGCAATGGGACAAAAATTCCTTGTCGATGAGGTGTTGAGTTTCCTGAGTTCCTGGCAAAGCAACTATAATCACACTAAACTGGTGCAACTGACTCTTCAAACTATCATCAAGTCTATGGAATGTCCAGCCATGCTCATTTTCTTTTTGTGGTTCACTTCTCCTGCAGTAATGGACCTCCATTCCAAGCCCATGATGTAACTTCAATGCTATTTGCTTACCGACGCTTCCAAATCCCAGAATCAAACACTTCCTGTTACGTGGGGATTGAACCAGGAAAGAACCATCATTACTCAATCTGTGACCAAATTCCCAAGCTCCATCATCTCTGTCTGCCGCATGATTTCTGGCTGCAAAAGTGTCACCATCCTTTCGAGCAATCAGTTGTTGGTATGAAAATTTCCTGAAACCCTCTAGGACATGCCATAGGACACAATCTCCAACATCATTGCCGCCTTGGTCCTTCTCCTGAGGTGTTTCGCATACCTGATCTTGgaagttgaacaatttgatttcGTTTTCGCGCAATGCTTCCAAGTCAAAGCCGTTATAACCTCTTGAACACAATGCGATACATCGCAAACTCTTCCTGGGAAACGATTCATGTTCAATGACATCGCGTGTGAGTCCACCAATAGGGTGGAATGCAGGATATCCACCATAAATCGCTGTGATGTTCTTGTCTGTATGTTGTCTTAGAAACttaaaaaattcatctttggtggtCACATCGTGGTGCAGAAACTCGAATCTATTGCGCAGCTCTTGGGAATCTAGGATACGAGATCTGTGATCGGGATGAGCGACGAACAATAGCGTAGGCTTCATACTTGATTgcatattttttttttttttctcgaGAGAATAAAGTGTCAAAGTTTGTTTGTGGGCGGGGGCGAGCCGCCATTTATTCTTAATAATATTATCGTTTATTTTATCTAGGTAGTACTTAGAGTTTTAATCTTCTGtgattcatctttgaatcaCCCTCTATGAGGTCTTTTCCGTAAAATTGGTCGTAAATGCTATGTTGCCTTGAGCTATGGTCATCAATGGTATTCAGCCCGAGGTGTCCGTTTAATTTGTTGTAGATGTATTTTCCGTTTTCACGTACTTCAAGCACATTGGCGTCAATCATGGCGTATAACAGatctttttgcaaatcacCAACGTCTTCGATACCGACACAGAGTCTTATTAGATCTTCTGGAAATTCTCTTTGTTTCCTTACTTCTGGATCGATAGATGCATGCGACATTTTGCAAGGTAGGGAGATGAGCGAGTTCACGCAACCAAAGGAGACTGTCACTGAAAATAGTTGGAATGCTTTTGAGGCAACTATACGCTGTGAATGTTCCAAGGAACCGGtttcaaatgaaagaaCAGCACCTGGTCCcttgttgaaagatctatGCAACTCGAAACCAGGATTGGTCTTGAGCCCGACATAACGGGTCTTTAATGCGGAGTTTTTCTCTGTTGGCTTAAAGCCGCAAGACTCTTCTAACCATTGGGCAATGACCATCGAGTTGTATTGCTGTTGGTACATACGCACACCAAGTGTCTTTAAACCACGATTCAGTAGCCATGAATCCATGGGAGAAAGACCAGAACCAGTAGCATTCACCACGTAGTAAATCTCTTGTGCGATCTCGGCAGTCTTACCAACAATAATACCACCCATAATATCGTGATGACCGTTAAGGTATTTTGTAGCCGATTCATAAACCACATCACAGCCGTACTCTAGCGGATTGCATTGCAACCCACTCATCATTGTATTATCAACAATCACCACAGTAGAAGGGGAGATACGTTTGACATATGCGACCAATTGAGGTACATCTACCACTTTACAAAGTGGATTTGTAGGAGACTCCAACAAAACACAGTCGACTTTATCTAGTGAGCCAAAAACTGCCTTAAACTTTTCCATATCAGTGGTATCGACGTGCACTGCACGCGCATGGGACTTGCTCTCTAAATAGGCTAAAAGACGGTTACTACCACCGTACAAGTCATCCCCGGCAATGATCGTTGGAACGTGAGTAGCGCTTGAAATCACTAGACCACGTAAGATAACATCCAATGCAGTCATACCACTGGCCACTGCCAAAACATGCTCTACAGGAACTTCATAAAGTTTCCCGATCTGGTACTGCAAAAGTGATCGTGTGGGGTTCCCCGAACGAGAATAATCGAAAACCTGACTCTCTGGGTTATCCAAATCCACTTTGAACGTTGTACTCAAATACAAAGGCTGTACAGAGGCTCCGTGCTTATCCCTGATCTTTAGATTCGTCACCAACTGTGAACTCATCAAAGGTTTATAGCTCTGTAccatctttgttctttattATCTAAGTGCGATGATCTTTAACGCCTTTTTGGAGCCATAAGAATGGAAATCCAACCAAAAGAGTTATTATATATGAGTTGTGCTGCTATCTTCGAGGAAGAAAGCTTGAAGCGGCGGTGTCACATAATCTAATCATAGCACCGACCCGTCGTTTCTAACACCGCTTCTCCCTcaatttggagaaagagTCTCGGCAGTGAGTCTTGATTTATAACTCCGCTGTGTAACTAGACACCGCTGTGGCGTTAAGGGACTCAAACCCACAAATGTGGCTCTGTTTGACTCACGTGATGTAAGAACTAGTCACGTGCACAAGGGTCTGCACGTGGTGCTCTGGTATCGTAGGCAATAAAAATGGCTCGGGTTTCATTGATATGCCGAAGCACGTCTGTTGTAGGTCTGCATCTATTTCCACTGGTGGGTCTCTTTGTCTGTCCACTTAGGCTACGCCTACTTGCCTAACCTTGCGTCAATATCTCCCTCTAGAGCTGGTTTCCCTGCTGGGATCGATCCGCTCTTATTAATTATAGCAGAAAGTTGACCCTATCAGTTTAATATATCTTGCAAgtatttcaaaacataTTATTCCATTAGCTCATTGTAGAGTAATTGTTTCTCGAGTACGCGGTGGAAATGACGCTGCAGTTGCATAGGATAGATTCTAATGGTACAGTCATTGGATTGAACGATCAGTTCAATTTGCAGTTAATACCAAAACAGGAGGACAATCATGCGGTCAACAGTGATCTTACCGGTAATACAATGACCACTGAAACGCAAAATCAGAACCAAAACTATATTCAGAGGATACCTTCGACCACGGCaaacaatttctttgaagatctgCTCAGTTGGCAGCCTCCAACGAGCGGTAACAATGGTAGTCGAAGGTTATCTATTTCCGAGTATAATGCGGATAATGCCGGATACTATGAGTACGAGTATTTTGGTAAACACCATGATGATTCAACGACCCAATTTAACGATAATGACGACgaaataatgatgataagtgatgatgaagcGATGCGAGGGTTTGATTTTGACCTCGATGAACCACAGAGGAAAAAGGTCAAGGACTATTTCAAATTGAGCATCTTTAGCAGTAATAATAGTAGCAATGGAACGTTTTGGGggagaaagaagaaaaatgtaGCGGAAGAGACTGAGGCTGTGATTAATCCTTCACAATTGTTATTCCACGATGTGTTTCAGgaggacgaagaggaagaagaggatgatggGGAAGCCATCACACAATTCACAGTGTTTGACAATCATAAGTTGGATCACAGACCCATTGTTCACTCTCCAGCGCCTGCAGCAATAGCAAAACGTAGATCGGGTTCAATGCCCAAGACTAGAGGTCGTAAACCTTCACCCATACCGGACGCTTCCAAACAGTTTGGTTGCGAATTCTGCGATagaagattcaaaaggcAGGAACATTTGAAACGTCACGTAAGGTCCCTTCACATGTGCGAAAAACCATTCAATTGCCACATCTGTGACAAGAAATTCAGTAGGAGCGATAACCTGAATCAACACATAAAGACTCATTCACATCAATAGTAGATAGAGACGTATTTTAAAGGTTGATAGTGGGGAAATCATCTGGGATTTCCATCTCTTGGCGGATCGATTTGGGGTCAACACCGTACTTGTTGCGAAAGAAATCTACCATGATATCAATGTTGTCTGTCATGGTCTCTAATTTTTGTAAGTCGCGTATCAGCATCGACCTCTTTGCCGCGATCTTCTCCTTATCCCATCGGGTCTGAGATAGCTTGTTATATTCCAATTGCAAtgctttgatttcttcctcgATCTCGCGGTTACGTTGCAGTTGTTCATTACGAGACTTTATTCCGTCAGGGGATTCATACCGCTCACACCTGTCTGTCTCACTTGTAAGTTTCAGTTTAGCCTTCAGCTCAATGGTCTCCGCCTCCTTggcttctttctttgcttgtAACCGCTGGCAACTATCGTAAACTTTCTGCGTAATCTGATTCTTGAAACACCAGTAAACGTTGATATTACCACATTTCTCTACACAGATCAATCCGTCCTCATCGATCATCTGTTGCACCAATTCTTTCACAAGCATGGGTGAAACTCCAGCACATTTCTTCGGAATCATCTTCTCGAGCTCCTTCATGTTGTAGAAAGAGTACTCATTTTGTAGAAATGCTAGAATTctcgatttcttctcttctaaACTGACTCCCTGTCTCTTGGGCGGCTAAATTCCAAATTAAGTGATTTGCGTTAGTAGGTGACTTTGTAACCGAAGAGCTTGATTATAAGGACTCATACCATATTGGACACAGGAGCTAGGCGTTTGATTTGAGATTGCTAATAATCTTGTATTAATATGTGTTTTCCACTGAGCGGGTATTTTCAACGCATTTCAAAGCGCTTAAAGTTACGCCACTCGCTACAAGACATGAAACAGCCAGGGTTGACTCGCTTTGAAAGACAACTAGTATAAAGAGTCAATAGAACACTACAACACTTACAAGTGTCTAAAGGAGCTTGATTTCAGTGATAGCGGGCTTCTATTATTGAAATGATTGCCCGTATAAAATGCATATCTCTACCTACGGTGCTCGGAGTCCTTTATTATGTTAAACTCAAAGGAGAATGATACATTTTATGAACAACTTCTGTAGAGACGACGTAGTCCAAGAATGAGAATTAGAAGTAGATCGTCAGCTGGAGCCAAAGGTGCAGAGCGGGAGTTAAAAGATCTGGTCAGTTTGCCTGAAAATGGTAACAAATGCGGTGAATGTGGGAGCGCGGTTCCAACTTGGTGTTCTATTAACTTAGGCGTCTTTCTATGCGGCAGATGTGCCTCTGTCCATCGTAAAGTGTTTTCATTGAGGGATGATGACGCATACTCAGATGTCAAGTCCTTGTCGTTGGATCGCTGGAGCGAAAGAGACTTGGATGATTTGTCGCGCAGTGGTGGTAATAAACATAATAACGAACTTTGGAATCCTAAGAGAGTTCCCTTTCCCTTTGATGGTGACGAGGACAAGAGTGCTGTTGAGCAATTCATTAGGTCAAAGTATATCGACGGCATTTTCAGAAGCTCACCAATAGAACCCGAGGACTATGGGATTAGTGGGAaccgaagaagaacaagcagCAGAAGCAGAAGTGGAAGTAAAGTTAGACCCAATCTGCGTCCTAGCAGAAGTTATGGCTCTTCAGGTGATGTGCCCAGTTTAGGTAATCGTCAGGCCAGAGATTACGAACTAAGCAGGTACTCTCGCGAACTAAGAACCCTGAAGGAAATGGGATACGACGACATTGATCACAACGCGGAAGCGTTGAGTCACGCACATGGTGATTTGAACCGAGCCATCGATATACTAGAAAGATACAATCGCAGAAACGGCAGTAACGCTGGTTCAGCCTATAACAGTAGAAACAGTTCGAGGCTGAACTCAAGAGCTGCTTCAAAGACAAATCTGTCTACACCGGATATAAATCCACCTTTACCAAAGAGGCGTGGAAATTCCAGTGCACCCCAACCGGCCGTCTTTGACGGTACCGACGAAAGCATGGTGCCCAACATTACCGGTCAACAGCCACAACCCGTAGGCATTGACGGAATGACAGGCCAGGCGGTACAACAATACTTTGATCCAGCTACCGGAATGATCTACGTGGACCAACAAGagtatcaacaacaacaacaacaacttcttctacaacaacagcaacaacaacaactacTCATGCAACAACAaatgcaacaacaacagtATCAGCAACCACAAGTAGACCAGAGTAATCTAATGAATCTATACCAGCGTCCTGACTTATACACGACACCAGTGGAGATCAATCAAACTGGTCCACAGTATCAACAAGTACAACaattacaacaacaacagcaacaacagcaacaacagcaacaacagcagatGCTACAAATGCAAATGACCCAGCAGTCACAATTACCTCCAGGGCAGACACAACAGATGTATCAAGGCTACTACATGCAATAGACACTATACCTCTATAATTTTATCTCATCGATACCCGTCACTGTGTAAGCGTGAGAAGCGATCTCGGGGTTCTTACAGTAAAACAAACAAAGAGTCATCATGAGCAAGCCTCGTAAATCCCTTTCTCACTTCTCTTGACGCAGACTTATATAAAGACTGTGAGTTCCTGAAACATCGATCTTATAAGTACGGTTCGTATCTGTGGCTTGTAGTGACTTCGATGTTCTTTAGTTGTAATTCACGTGTGGTTTGTTGATTATAAAGAACTCTGTGTGATTTTATAACTAATACCCCACTCGCGAAGTAGCGAGGATACACAGTCAGATAACACAACAACTAGAGTAAGATAAGTGCGTTTAGAAGTTGcagagagaaagagagaaagagagaaagagagaaagagatagttgaagaaaccttgGTGTCTTCTTACATCATGTCTGAGAAGAATGCGATCACCATTATTAATGGTGCTTACACCATGGAGAATGAGATCGGACGGGGTTCGTTTGCCACCGTCTATAAAGGTTACTATACAGCTGATAGGGCTCAACATATAGCTATCAAGGCTGTTTCGCGAtcgaagttgaagaacaagaaattgctgGAGAATTTGGAGATCGAGATCgcaattttgaagaagattaaACATCCGCATATCGTGGGGCTCATGGATTGTGAGCGAACCTCGACGGATTTTTACTTGGTTATGGAATTCTGTGCGTTGGGTGATTTGACGTTCTTGATAAGGAGACGTAAGGAGTTGATGGAGAGTCATCCGCTATTAAAGACTGTTTTCGAAAGGTACCCTCCACCCAGCGAGCACCATAACGGTTTACACCGTGCATTTGTGATAAGTTATTTGCAACAGTTGGCTTCGGcgttgaaatttttgagatcaaagaatttaGTTCATAGGGATATCAAACCTCAAAATCTCCTGTTAGCTACACCACTTGTCGGCTATCATGATGCAAAGACTTTTCATGAGTTTGGATTTGTTGGGATTTACAACCTGCcgatcttgaagatcgcTGATTTCGGATTTGCAAGATTTTTACCCAATACGTCGTTGGCTGAAACTTTGTGTGGTTCACCTCTTTATATGGCTCCAGAGATTTTAAACTACCAAAAATATAATGCTAAAGCTGATTTGTGGTCTGTTGGGACAGTACTTTACGAAATGGCATGTGGGAAGCcacctttcaaagcttcCAATCACTTGGagttgttcaagaagatcaaaaaGGCTAATGATACTATCATATTCCCAGCTCAATGCGTTGTGGAACCCgagctgaagaatttgatttGCAGCTTGCTGACTTTTGATCCAAATAATAGGATCGGGTTTGCAGACTTTTTCGACAATGAACTGGTTAACGaggatctttcaaaatacgAATTAGATGATGGAATGCCTGAGTTGGAGACAAAATCGAAGGACGTGGTCGAGAGCAACATGTTTGTTTCCGAATATTTGACAAGGTCTGCAAAAAAACAACCATATTCCAATGCAAATACAAACACTAAGTTGGCATTAAACACAAATTTGAAACCTTTGACAACAGTAAGAGGTATAGAAACTACGTCTCCAATTAAAGAGAAAGATGCCACATCATCGTTGAGTCCTACGTCTCCAACGGGACATAGCCCAGCTCGTTCAATCAAGAGGAACCCATCATTGGATAAGACTAAAAGAACTGCAGATTCTGGATCAGATCTGATGTTGGAGAGGGAGTATGTGGTGGTCGAGAAGAAAACTGTGGAGGTCAATGCACTGGCAGATGAATTTGCACAAGCTGGTTCTGGTTCTGTAATTTTGCAACCGAACCAACACCAGATGCCCAATGCGAACAGTACCCTGGCGGTAGCTAATGCGGCTCAAcatttgcaacaacaaTCTAATCAATTACTCAAGAATAAGAATGCACGTCATTCGAGTGGAAGTAGTACATCTCGCCGCCCTTCCCTGGTGGATCGCCGATTATCCATAACGTCTCTCAATCCGTCTAACGCTCTTTCAAGGGCTCTAGGCATTGCCTCAAGCAGGCTCTTTGGTGGCAACACCGCTGCGGTATCCGATCAGCAGCAACAGGTTTCAAATGCATCCTCGCCGAATTATAGATCATCATTGTTGAACCCTAAGATATTCCAGGACCTAACCGAAAACATCATCTTACGTGTCGAAcatttgcaagaagaggagCCCAAGAGTCTAGATAGCAATTCTATCGTTCGGTTATTAGAGACTCTCTCGGCAAAGGCTTTTGTCATCTTCTCTTACGCGGAGGTGAAGTTTTCACAGATTGTTCCCTTGAAGGAAGTCGGTTTTGAGAAAAGATTAAGTAATGGCAGCTGTGCCatagaagaagaagaagaaccgGAGGACGACGATAATAACAACGGTTTAAGACCATTTTTAAGAAATAGGAATTCCTCCAGTTATTCTCAAGCTAGTTCAACTATTAATGATTTACCTGCATCTGAGATGCGTCACGTTTGCACTGAAGCTATCATTCTTTACATGAAATCCCTTTCCATCTTGGCAAAAGCAATGCAAATAACATCCAACTGGTGGTATGATCCACAGGAAAAGGTGTACTCCCTCCGCTTAAATTTACTAGTCCAGTGGATCAGAGAGAAATTTAACGAGTGCCTGGAAAAGGCCGACTTTTTAAGACTGAAGCTAAACgagttgaagagcaatGGTATAGAAAGCTCCCAAAGAAAGGAACAAGTCAACAGTTGCTCGAAAACGGATGCACAACAGGAAGAATATGATTTTAACGGTGATCTAGAAGAACCTGTCtacttggaaaagatcCTGTATGATCGCGCTTTGGAGATATCGAAGACAGCGGCCAAGTTGGAAATGCAGGGCGATCATTTGAGCAATTGTGAATTGGCATACGCAACTTCTTTATGGATGTTAGAGACTTTACTTGATGATACTAGTGGTGAAGACCTGTATGGCGAAATACAGGGACTCACAGTAGATGTTTTGGACGATCAGGACAAGAAGGTTATTAGGAAATATATAGACAGTATTGCCAATCGTCTGAAAGCGCTACGGGAAAAAATCTATCAAGGGTGAGCATCGGGTTATACACATCACGCATGGCGTTACTCATTTGACATGAGACAGGCGAGTTTTTCGGATTTGGGTTTTGGGTTTGGTGGAAAGGTTTGGTTTTATGATTTCACGTATTACTTCATTGGTAGTACAGCTAGATGGTATTTAAGATTTAGTTCATGATTTTTTATTAATTTTGCGAAAATGACGAGtttgagaaaattcaaCTCACGATAGCTCGGCGGCTAACTTCTCTAAACATAATCAGAAAAGGCTGAAACAGCGCCTTGTAAAGACACGCTGACGCTGTTTCATGTTCAAGGTCAATTATGCCAGCGAAGACACTGCATATACGGCATCAAATCTGCCAAGCCTAGCAAAGTTTAGTTTCTAATACGGTCAGGTTAGGTCAATGACCTCTATATGATCGTGGTGCGACTTAGCGGGCTCgagctcatcatcatcatcaataagAACTACctccaaatcttcattgCTTGGCTGTTCCACATTTTGACTGTTCTCACCACACCATTTATTATCCTTCGCTCTCCTCTCGGCTGCTAATGCTGCCATCTCCCTGGGAG
This DNA window, taken from Torulaspora delbrueckii CBS 1146 chromosome 2, complete genome, encodes the following:
- the ATG1 gene encoding serine/threonine protein kinase ATG1 (similar to Saccharomyces cerevisiae ATG1 (YGL180W); ancestral locus Anc_8.141), producing MSEKNAITIINGAYTMENEIGRGSFATVYKGYYTADRAQHIAIKAVSRSKLKNKKLLENLEIEIAILKKIKHPHIVGLMDCERTSTDFYLVMEFCALGDLTFLIRRRKELMESHPLLKTVFERYPPPSEHHNGLHRAFVISYLQQLASALKFLRSKNLVHRDIKPQNLLLATPLVGYHDAKTFHEFGFVGIYNLPILKIADFGFARFLPNTSLAETLCGSPLYMAPEILNYQKYNAKADLWSVGTVLYEMACGKPPFKASNHLELFKKIKKANDTIIFPAQCVVEPELKNLICSLLTFDPNNRIGFADFFDNELVNEDLSKYELDDGMPELETKSKDVVESNMFVSEYLTRSAKKQPYSNANTNTKLALNTNLKPLTTVRGIETTSPIKEKDATSSLSPTSPTGHSPARSIKRNPSLDKTKRTADSGSDLMLEREYVVVEKKTVEVNALADEFAQAGSGSVILQPNQHQMPNANSTLAVANAAQHLQQQSNQLLKNKNARHSSGSSTSRRPSLVDRRLSITSLNPSNALSRALGIASSRLFGGNTAAVSDQQQQVSNASSPNYRSSLLNPKIFQDLTENIILRVEHLQEEEPKSLDSNSIVRLLETLSAKAFVIFSYAEVKFSQIVPLKEVGFEKRLSNGSCAIEEEEEPEDDDNNNGLRPFLRNRNSSSYSQASSTINDLPASEMRHVCTEAIILYMKSLSILAKAMQITSNWWYDPQEKVYSLRLNLLVQWIREKFNECLEKADFLRLKLNELKSNGIESSQRKEQVNSCSKTDAQQEEYDFNGDLEEPVYLEKILYDRALEISKTAAKLEMQGDHLSNCELAYATSLWMLETLLDDTSGEDLYGEIQGLTVDVLDDQDKKVIRKYIDSIANRLKALREKIYQG